The Dermacentor silvarum isolate Dsil-2018 chromosome 7, BIME_Dsil_1.4, whole genome shotgun sequence genomic sequence tCCACTTTACCTTATTTATAACTTTGTTGCGGGAGCACAGGCGCTTACCCTCGGCGCCGTCGTATACCCCAAGCCCAAGTACCAACCCCGCCAACTAACACGCCGCCAACCATCGCCGCCAACCGGCACCAACCGCCAATCGCTTTCGAACAAGACAGGTTCGTATGAAATCGTAATtgcggatttttttttccttgtagtGCAAACCTGTAAATGTACATCGTGAAACATCTCACCTTCCTTTGCTTCATGTTGCTAAAAGCAAACGTGATCCAGGACGTCTCACTCGGCGAAAATGTCTTTCGATCCAGCGCACACGTCGGTCCCACTCTGCGCAGTCCTTCGTAGCAACGCCAGCAGGCCAAGTGCATGCACGGCAGCAAATGGAGACCGGGGTAGGCAATGGCACAAATCGAGCACCTTGCGTTGTTCGGCAACGGTTCCACAAACCACGTCTTCTTCCAGTCCAACGCATCGTCGAACCCCGCAATCGTGTACGCTGTGCCTGGCGCCGACGTCTCGTCCGAAGCGGTTGCCATTGCCGTATGCCCTCCAAACTCCTACGCGCCGATTCAAAATGGCAGCCGCGTTTCCCACAAGAAAGGAGATTTGCACAGCCGCTTTTCGCGTTCGTCCTGTCGGGGTCCTTCTTTTACGGAATCTAGGGGCGCGCTTTCGCGTAAGCGCGGTACAAACTAAACGTCGAGATGTCTTTAAAATGGCGCAAGTTGACAAGCAGCACCGTATTTGCTGTAACGCGTTAACAAACGATAGTAACCGGTCGATACATCCACAACACACGTTCAAGAACAAAGGAGAGAGGACGGGAAAAGCGTTGGCGTTTTCTGGGCTTGGTCGGTGAAGCAGCTGCTACCTGATTGGATGCCGAAATATCAGTGTTGTCCAACTCGTAGGTAGCGGAGCTCAGCTACAAGGGAGTGTTTCGGTTTTGTTTTCGTTTGGCAGTAAGCGCAGAATTAGCGTGCGTTGCTCCCGGAGATCGGAAtcaaattgaaaagaaaagtgctatTTGTTTGTTTTTACGTTACAGACACAGAAAGAGAGTAAATAGAGGACAATAAGTAGGAAGCTACCCGCTGAACAAGTGGTATAACTTTACTTATTACCGAAAGCACCACGGAAACACAAGCGCAAGAACACACGCACGTGCAGAGGAGCAGAAGTATCTGGTTAAAGACCTGAAGATTGACGATCAGAAAAACAGTGGATGTCTTGTGCACTTGGTTCTGTATTTATGGGACGTCTAAATTTATTCTGCTTTCTATCCAATACTGGTTTCTCAGGTATTTGGCAACTACTGAATTGGTGAAATCATATTATCAATCAGACTAATTTAGTATGATCCCTGAACAGAAATATTATTCTTTTTCTGGGTTTTCCCGGAGACCAATAGAAACACGGCCAGTAAAGACAAGAAGATTGTGTTGTCGCTCTGTGTTGATCGTAAAAATATTGTCGTTCGCGACAAAACTCAAAGAAAACATTCCGTACAAGCATAAGTGCAGAATATATGTTGTTCGAAATTTTTAAAATCTTGTTATAAGGAATAATTTTTGTCAAATGAAATACTTTCTGCAATGGCAATTTACATTTCTTAAACCAACGATTATTTATTATTTGCCTGTAGATCCACTTACGCACCGCGGAAGTATTAGTGAAACATACCTTTGGTGCCATGTTACCGGTTTATTCAATGACATGCACTTGTGTGGCTTTGTTGTCAggtgaatagctttctttgggtcGTTCTCGAGACCTTTATCGTACGTACAACCCACTTGCCCGGCAGCTTCGTCACCGAAATGCACCTGTTTCAGACACACATGTCGTACTACGGCTGAGCCTTGAGGCCTCAGAAGATTTACATGATGTGCTTGTGCACTAGGAGAACACAGCCTTCCTCTTGTCCCCTACATAGGTCGACaatgtgggagaatactcactcacactcactcaccataatatTTTTCAGGCcccgctcacctccactcacactcacagcactcactcgcactcgcactgtcacagaccccgtgaacgaggcgcagacgccggaccaaattccaaagccgatttatcagcatccgaaaataatcccacgaaagcaaggacaattaagaatgggccctctggttcgccagcgaacgccggttgctgtccaaagaccgagtcagggcccagagttgtcaaaacacaacaaaatatattcttcacacaaggcagttacacacacacgtgcacacttaggctagacacaacacaacacaattcagatgggtattaacaaacacaagaaaataattcacgacaagcactaagagtccaacacgtaaattacaaaattaataggaacactaagtgtccaatcgtattcacccgtatTGGTCTTGTCAGAcaatctcggcgtagctcggggcaaatctcgaagaaggaacttcttccggaaatgcagacgctcgatgaactcgtcgactagcttgccggggaatccccttctgcCACAGacactcggtcttcacgttacatcacttcaccggtgcggactgaactccactctactgacgattctcgcacggcggttatatagcttccgcaggcgttctcgaaccttcctatcggtgtcatgatcccgtagcatggccaaagtctgggaatcttctcgtctttctcgtaccttcgaccgccgccgccgAAGCGTTGTCGatggggggtgatgactcatcccgttggcgcacgctcacgctgtagcaatctctctcgactcgctgggtgagaaggtgtctcg encodes the following:
- the LOC119458979 gene encoding uncharacterized protein LOC119458979 — encoded protein: MATASDETSAPGTAYTIAGFDDALDWKKTWFVEPLPNNARCSICAIAYPGLHLLPCMHLACWRCYEGLRRVGPTCALDRKTFSPSETSWITFAFSNMKQRKIHCWNVVNGCKAVGPMCDILRHFHSRCSYHSVSCPECGLAMVHRSLIDHLKLHSGHESLQHNHSIVPHHRPVCPEAASNVTQQVC